The genome window GGGAGAATGCAAGGTAAAATACCAGGGGCGGGCGGCCAGCAACCTGGCTTATGGGAGTAGGTTGTTGCTCATCAAGGGGGATGGGAGTTTTGCCATTCACCAAAACAGGTTGTTGCGTCCCACCAACTATTTGATGTCCTCTCATTGGTCAACTTCCCTGGAAGAAGGAAGATTAATCGTATCGGCCACGAAACGGAATCCCAAGGAGACCCTCATCGTCTCCCTGAAAGATGTGGAGATGCTCCAAGTGCACACCATGGAGGACCGGGATGACGATTTCAAGCTTGTGGGGACAGAGAAAGAGCTGAATGACCAGCTCATGGGGAGCTTGGATGTCCTGGAAAAAGGATTGCGCCCGCTCAAGCAGGAGAGCGTACTAAGGAAGGGGTTGGTGGATATCATGGCGGAGGATACGAATGGAAATCTCTGCGTCATTGAACTGAAACGACGGCAGGCGGACTACAATTCCGTGATGCAATTACAACGATATGTGCACGAGGTGCGCAAGCAGAAGAATGCCAAGGTCCGTGGTCTCCTCGTGGCCCCCACCATCGGACGGCAAGCCCTGGAACTCCTGAAAGGGTATGGATTGGAATACTTCTCATACACATTTGATGTTACTCAACCCCGGGTAACCATTGATGGTATCGACACCAAACAACGCACCATATTCCAGGCGCTCGGGAATAATGGGGCTACTAAAAAAATATAATCGACCGACGAGGAGAAAAATAGGATAACAAGGGAAATATTGATTTGGTTTAACACTTCCATTAAATTATTCGGCCGCCGGGGATTCAAAGAATCCCCTCGTCCATCGGGGCGGCCGATCGAAAGCGGCCCTGGTTGAAAAGTGGACATAGGAATGAAACAAATTGTTACGGCCGCTGGGAGGTCAACGACCTCCCACGTCCCTCGGTGCGGCCGGACGAAAACGGCCCTCAAAATCGTGCAGCCGGAGGAAAGCGGAAATTGTCGTCGTTCGGATTAAGTGTCGTTCCGGCCGCCGGGAGGGTGTAACCCTCCCTCGTCCATCGGGGCGGCCGGACGAAAACGGCCTAGTGCTGCTGCAAAATCCCCCCCATGTAGATTAGGGGGAGGCCGCTCACCAGGGCAAGGGCTATGGATCCATTGTTCGCCAAGGTGGCAGGGGAGAATGTCAAGACGAGGAAGAGGAGCAGGTGCAATCCCCCCACGCCATACCAGAAATGCTTAGTCGTCCATACCAATCCGGTGGCCAGGAATCCGATGGCCGTGACCAATGCCCAGTAGGCCCATGGATCAGGGATGAGCGCGGGAACCAATTGGGAGGCAAACAGCCAATGATACACCATCCCGAGGATGACCACGACCAGCCAGACATGCACCACTTTGTTCTTGGACCAATGGGGAACCCATTTGATCATTCCTCCAATGCCAATGAGGGAGAGCAATGTCCACAATGGCAAGGGGGTTGGGAAGGATGGATTATTCAAATAGAATTGATAAATCCCATATCCGAAGAGGGTGATGAGACCCCACAATAGGATGGATTTGGAAAACCCGCTCATGGCCATACGCTTTCTCCTCCAGTGTTGGATGTTAAAAGAGAAGGCTCAAAGGTTTAAAAGCCTGAAGCGGGTGGGAAGTAATGGTTGATATGGCAAGGAAAATGGGAATCATTGGCCTACTCCTTTTACTGGCTACCAGTGGGTTCGCCCTGGCCGCCGATCCCCCGAGTGGGTTGGATGCCACGCTCGCGTCGATGGTGACGAATGGATATGATGCCATTTATTCCAATCGGGGATGGTCCTCCTTGTATGACTTGCCCCAGACACGATTTTCGTTAGACGAAGCGGATTTTTATGATAATGCCGCCGACTTTGGAGAAACCGGGATGTATGGCCTTGCGCTGCGTCAATTGGCCAACCCGGAGTATGACCCATTCGGTATTTCGGAGGATGTAGAAACGCAAACTAAGAAATTGGGAGCCAATATCCTACCGTGGATTTGGGTTCCCGATACGGAAGATTTTGGGACGGCGGATGGGGCGTTAATGCCCAATGGGGGATTGGCCTATGTTCGGCCGGAGGTGCATGGCATTGTTGTCACGGACAACCAGTGCCGGGATGCCACGCTTCCCTATAATGAATATAGCATTCCTATTGACACGGTTAACAAGATCCCATTCTCCAACCTGCAAGGGATTGCGGGAACAGGGATCGCCTTACTTAATGCCGCCCAGAAGGATGAGACGAATCGAGATTCCTATTTGCGCATTGCCGAGCGCATGGGAACCCTCATTCTGGACAGCATGATTACTCCCGAAGGGGAAACATTTGGATTTCACCCCAATGAGATAATGGACAAATATGATAAAAGTATTCCCATCGGGATGGTGCCGTACCAATTCGCCCTAAAAACCACGGGGGAAGACACCCTTTCCTGTGGGGATGGGGGGACCATCAAACTCAATGAGAACCGGAAGACCTATCTGGCTTTGGCGGGGGTGTTCCTACAACACTTGCATGCCCAAACCGGGGAAGAAAAATTCGAGCGCGGCGCGAACTATATCTCGGAAGCCATCCTCTCCCAATTACAGTGCGACGGGAGCTTTGTGGATTACACCCGTTGGGAGGGGCCGGGGATCTATTCATACGTATGCAAACCCACTGATGGGAGCGCGGAATACGAAGCCTATCCTTCCAATGTGGCCGTGAGCCAGACGCAGGGATGGATAATTGATTCGGCGCTCATCCTCAACCTCTTGCGTCTGAAAGATGACACCATTTATGTGTCGGATAAAGAATACAAGCGGTCGGTGCACTATTTCTTGGAGCTTGAGGAAACCGAAACGGGATCGGGATTCACTCGAAATGGAGACCCCATCAAGTACGCGAGCTATTCATTGGACATCCAAAACAGAGCGTATGGCCAGGTGCTCTTGGCCAATGTTTTCCTCCGCGCCTCCTGCCAGGAAAACGATTCTGGTATTGAATCCCGGCTCCAGACGAAAGCCTATCAATTAATCAACGGGGCCAACACCGTTGTTCCCGCGGAATTGGATTACAAGATCGGCAGTGCCTTCATAGGAGACCCGGGGTTGCATGCGTATGCGCTCTCGGCCGCTGCGGACTCATGGAAAATAATCACGCGGGGATGTGAGGATTGCCGTGATAACGATGGCGACGGATACATTGATGGGGGGTGCGCCGGGGATATTGTGAAATACGATTGCAACGACAACGATGCCTCCATCCACCCAGGGGCAGAGGAGGTATGCGATATGGTGGACAACGATTGCGATGGCGTGGTTGATAATGGATTCGATTTTGATGGGGATGGTTATAGTGTGTGCAGCGAACCGGCGGACTGCAATGATGACGAATCGGATATTTATCCCGGGGCACCCGAAATAATCGACCAGAAGGATAATGATTGTAATCTCATCCCAGATGATACGGGGGTGCAGATCCATGTCACTAATGATTTGAACGCGGGAATAGGGAACGTGGATATTCTCCTCGTGGATTATGGGAACGCCTGCATCAATGCGTTCAGCGATTTGGTGGGGAGTTTCGACCTGATTCGAAATAAGTGCACCATCGTCAAAACCTGCACCACGGATGAAAATGGGAGCTGCCTCATGTCCCTTACTAATAGTGGAAAATTCCAAGCATTGGGGGTGGTGGGGGATAAGGGATTGGAATCCGGACCCATCGAGTTCTCCCCGGGAGGACGGAATGAGGTTTCTCTCCAGGCCAAAGGGTTTGACGATAGCGCCGTGGATCAGAATGATAGTCGGTTGGCCAACAACCCCTCTCTGCTGGAATCAAACCCCTATTTGGGATTGGGACTTCTCGTGGTGGTATTGATCATCCTCGGGCTGGGAGGACTCTATATGCACAAGACCGGGAGACTGGGTGCAAAAGGAAAAGGGAATAGTAGCCCATCGGCCTTGGCCACCCCAAAGAAAGGGTTTTCATTTCCCAAGATTACATTGCCAAAAATCCCCAAAGTAAAAATTTCAGTTGAGCCGGAAAAGAAAGGAAAAGTGTTGGGAAAATCGGATGGGAAGAAGTGAGGAAATATTTTTTATTCGTTAAGGGACAATTTTTTTCTTTTGCAGGAAATAATTTATTTCTTTCCGCCGAATTCGGCCTTTTTACCTAATTCTTCCTCGATGCGGAGGAGGCGGTTGTATTTGCTGGTGCGCTCGCCCCGCATGAGGCCGCCGCACTTGATGTAATTGGATTCCCATCCCACCGCGAGGTCAGCGATGAACGTATCTTCAGTATCTCCCGCGCGATCCGAGATGATGGTGGTCCACTTCGCGGTTTGGGCGAGCATAAATGATTCCAGGGACTCGGAAAGCGTACCCACTTGATTGGGTTTCAAATCTAACCCATTGCAGGCCTTGAGATCCAGAACGCGTTTGATTCGGGTGGGGTTGGAAACTAACAAGTCGTCCCCAACTATGGCATGCTTGTGGCCGAAACGCGTCATGGCCCCCTGGAAACCGGGAATGTCATCCTCGGCAAAAGGGTCAATGAGCAAGGAAATGGGATAGGATTCAAGAAGGTTAGAATAGAAATTGACGAGCTGACGGTGCGTCATGGTCTTCCCAGTCAGGTGATACATCCCTTTTTTCCTGAAATGAGACGCAGCCACATTGATGCCTAAACGGATTTGCTTATCGTATCCCAACTCTTTCACGGACGCGAGGATGAGGTTGAAGGCAACCTCAATATCGGCGGTTGCGAGCGCCATGCCCCCCGAATCCCCTGCATTGAGGGAATGGGAATCGAATTGTTTGGAAGCGGAATCGCGCACGGTATGATAGATCTCTGACCCCATCTGGATGGCATGGGCCATGCTCCGGGCCTTCAGGGGTTCGAGGAGAATCTCCTGAAAGGGCAAAACATTTCCCTTGGCATGGCTCCCTCCCGTGAATAGGGTGAATAATGGCATGGGCAAGGAAAAGGGTTTGGTACTCCCATCCTTTAGGGTGCGCAGATGCTCATAGAGTGGTTTTTCCTGGAGCAAAGCCCCCAACCGGGCGACGGCGAGGGAGGCGGCGATGGTGGCATTCCCCCCCAATTTGGTCTTTTGAGGGGTTCCATCGGCGTCAAGAATGAGCTTATCTACCTCATTTTGAGCGCAGGCATTCGCATCCTTGAGCTCGCGGGCTAATACGGTGTGGATTGATTTC of Candidatus Diapherotrites archaeon contains these proteins:
- the nucS gene encoding endonuclease NucS — its product is MNLEAAKRRLDNALARKDLVMLVGECKVKYQGRAASNLAYGSRLLLIKGDGSFAIHQNRLLRPTNYLMSSHWSTSLEEGRLIVSATKRNPKETLIVSLKDVEMLQVHTMEDRDDDFKLVGTEKELNDQLMGSLDVLEKGLRPLKQESVLRKGLVDIMAEDTNGNLCVIELKRRQADYNSVMQLQRYVHEVRKQKNAKVRGLLVAPTIGRQALELLKGYGLEYFSYTFDVTQPRVTIDGIDTKQRTIFQALGNNGATKKI
- a CDS encoding putative metal-binding motif-containing protein — encoded protein: MVDMARKMGIIGLLLLLATSGFALAADPPSGLDATLASMVTNGYDAIYSNRGWSSLYDLPQTRFSLDEADFYDNAADFGETGMYGLALRQLANPEYDPFGISEDVETQTKKLGANILPWIWVPDTEDFGTADGALMPNGGLAYVRPEVHGIVVTDNQCRDATLPYNEYSIPIDTVNKIPFSNLQGIAGTGIALLNAAQKDETNRDSYLRIAERMGTLILDSMITPEGETFGFHPNEIMDKYDKSIPIGMVPYQFALKTTGEDTLSCGDGGTIKLNENRKTYLALAGVFLQHLHAQTGEEKFERGANYISEAILSQLQCDGSFVDYTRWEGPGIYSYVCKPTDGSAEYEAYPSNVAVSQTQGWIIDSALILNLLRLKDDTIYVSDKEYKRSVHYFLELEETETGSGFTRNGDPIKYASYSLDIQNRAYGQVLLANVFLRASCQENDSGIESRLQTKAYQLINGANTVVPAELDYKIGSAFIGDPGLHAYALSAAADSWKIITRGCEDCRDNDGDGYIDGGCAGDIVKYDCNDNDASIHPGAEEVCDMVDNDCDGVVDNGFDFDGDGYSVCSEPADCNDDESDIYPGAPEIIDQKDNDCNLIPDDTGVQIHVTNDLNAGIGNVDILLVDYGNACINAFSDLVGSFDLIRNKCTIVKTCTTDENGSCLMSLTNSGKFQALGVVGDKGLESGPIEFSPGGRNEVSLQAKGFDDSAVDQNDSRLANNPSLLESNPYLGLGLLVVVLIILGLGGLYMHKTGRLGAKGKGNSSPSALATPKKGFSFPKITLPKIPKVKISVEPEKKGKVLGKSDGKK
- the eno gene encoding phosphopyruvate hydratase (catalyzes the formation of phosphoenolpyruvate from 2-phospho-D-glycerate in glycolysis); this encodes MKSPFAVEKLKGRWVLDARGFPTVEVEAHSNGMIGTAMAPSGVSKGRFEAHDLRDGEKPFLGMGVQSPLKSIHTVLARELKDANACAQNEVDKLILDADGTPQKTKLGGNATIAASLAVARLGALLQEKPLYEHLRTLKDGSTKPFSLPMPLFTLFTGGSHAKGNVLPFQEILLEPLKARSMAHAIQMGSEIYHTVRDSASKQFDSHSLNAGDSGGMALATADIEVAFNLILASVKELGYDKQIRLGINVAASHFRKKGMYHLTGKTMTHRQLVNFYSNLLESYPISLLIDPFAEDDIPGFQGAMTRFGHKHAIVGDDLLVSNPTRIKRVLDLKACNGLDLKPNQVGTLSESLESFMLAQTAKWTTIISDRAGDTEDTFIADLAVGWESNYIKCGGLMRGERTSKYNRLLRIEEELGKKAEFGGKK